Proteins from a genomic interval of Hornefia porci:
- a CDS encoding SDR family oxidoreductase: MNEEQKTARVSLFDLTGCRAIVTGGTRGLGKHMAEGLMEAGCHVVIFGTSEKVKTVAEDFRRDGFRCGGIRTDLSDEGQREKAFAEAVEFLGGLDILVNCAGIQRRHPVTEFPDTEWNDVLEVNLTAPFHLSRLAAREFLRKPQPYGKIINIASMLSFFGGYTVAAYAASKGGIAQVTKAFCNELAADGINVNALAPGYMDTEMNSALTDPENPRFRAITDRIPAGRWGTGEDMKGAVVFLASRASDYINGAVIPVDGGYLVR; encoded by the coding sequence ATGAATGAAGAACAGAAAACGGCGCGCGTTAGTCTTTTCGATCTGACGGGATGCAGAGCTATTGTCACCGGCGGCACCAGAGGTCTTGGAAAGCATATGGCGGAGGGCCTGATGGAAGCGGGCTGCCATGTTGTGATTTTCGGAACGAGTGAAAAAGTGAAGACTGTGGCGGAGGATTTCCGTCGGGACGGGTTCCGGTGCGGCGGCATCCGGACGGATCTGTCGGATGAGGGACAGCGCGAGAAGGCGTTTGCTGAAGCCGTGGAGTTTCTGGGCGGTCTTGATATTCTGGTCAACTGCGCCGGGATTCAGCGGCGGCATCCGGTGACGGAGTTTCCCGATACGGAGTGGAACGATGTGCTGGAGGTGAATCTGACGGCTCCGTTCCACCTGAGCCGGCTGGCGGCCCGGGAATTTCTGAGGAAACCGCAGCCTTACGGCAAAATCATTAATATCGCTTCGATGCTCAGCTTTTTCGGCGGGTATACCGTAGCGGCCTACGCGGCCTCCAAAGGCGGGATTGCGCAGGTCACCAAGGCGTTCTGCAATGAACTGGCGGCGGACGGGATCAATGTCAATGCGCTGGCGCCGGGTTATATGGACACGGAGATGAATTCCGCCCTGACCGATCCGGAGAATCCGCGGTTCCGGGCGATTACAGACCGGATCCCGGCGGGCCGCTGGGGCACCGGGGAAGACATGAAGGGCGCGGTGGTGTTTCTCGCGTCCCGCGCCTCCGACTACATTAACGGCGCTGTCATTCCTGTGGACGGAGGATATCTGGTTCGGTAG
- a CDS encoding TRAP transporter substrate-binding protein: MKLKKITVVLLAIAVAAAFTACGGSGSSSGSSDKVTLHFANTLSTSNAWNRAAKDLKKDLDEKSDGKIELVIDAGGVHGTDKEQAETCASGDLAMCIGSTVGLDAYVTEMGWINMPYVLHTMDDVEKYVFDEDGWMGKEMTKEAAKYDIKVLGYTSNDFRWLSNSKHPIKSKDDIKGMKIRVPESPMYLTFFKNLGATPTSIPFTDLASALQQKTVDGQDNGPQISVPNDLQSFQKYWTKTNHAYAPAVVYISQKVWDSLSEDQQKILSECVDDYLDEVKEKVASDYKGFEKTMKEDGCQVIENTDTLDKQMRAAAEKTWQTKSVTKNFNQDAVNRILEDAGLK, encoded by the coding sequence ATGAAGTTGAAAAAAATCACGGTTGTGCTGCTGGCAATTGCAGTTGCCGCTGCATTTACCGCATGCGGAGGGAGCGGATCATCATCCGGTTCCAGTGACAAAGTGACTCTCCACTTTGCAAACACTCTGTCCACATCAAATGCTTGGAACAGAGCAGCCAAGGATTTGAAGAAAGATTTGGATGAGAAATCAGATGGAAAAATTGAACTTGTAATCGATGCCGGCGGCGTACACGGGACGGACAAAGAACAGGCTGAAACGTGTGCCAGCGGAGATCTGGCGATGTGTATCGGTTCCACTGTCGGACTGGACGCATACGTCACAGAGATGGGCTGGATCAATATGCCTTATGTACTGCACACCATGGATGACGTCGAGAAATATGTATTCGATGAAGACGGATGGATGGGCAAGGAAATGACCAAAGAAGCCGCGAAATATGACATCAAGGTTCTGGGCTATACTTCAAATGACTTCAGATGGTTGAGCAATTCCAAACACCCGATCAAGTCAAAGGATGATATCAAAGGCATGAAGATCAGAGTACCGGAATCTCCGATGTATCTGACTTTCTTTAAGAATCTCGGTGCAACGCCGACTTCCATTCCGTTTACAGATCTGGCATCTGCGCTTCAGCAGAAGACCGTTGACGGACAGGATAACGGACCGCAGATTTCCGTACCGAACGACCTGCAGTCTTTCCAGAAGTATTGGACAAAGACGAATCACGCCTATGCTCCGGCGGTGGTCTATATCTCCCAGAAAGTATGGGATAGCCTGAGTGAGGATCAGCAGAAGATTCTGTCCGAATGCGTGGATGACTATCTTGACGAGGTTAAGGAGAAGGTTGCCTCAGACTATAAAGGTTTTGAAAAAACGATGAAGGAAGATGGATGCCAGGTTATCGAAAATACAGACACCCTCGATAAGCAGATGCGTGCCGCAGCTGAAAAGACATGGCAGACCAAATCCGTAACGAAGAACTTTAACCAGGATGCCGTTAACAGAATTCTGGAGGACGCCGGTCTTAAATAA
- a CDS encoding protease inhibitor I42 family protein, with the protein MDTKQKESTEDRRKFLEETANAARMKQAVLTVIFIVAILAVCLHFGYPDDQYQIEKEADKNEGYLWKCKVEDESVVKPERDYYANGTFVFVFKAGKQGKTKVIFTLTKGESNKILKEETTTVSVDSFHKILFKGKTQNENPLIKKTDKEADE; encoded by the coding sequence ATGGATACGAAACAAAAGGAAAGTACGGAGGATAGAAGAAAATTTCTGGAGGAAACGGCAAATGCGGCCAGAATGAAGCAGGCTGTCCTGACAGTTATCTTTATCGTTGCTATTTTGGCGGTATGTCTGCATTTCGGTTATCCGGACGATCAATATCAGATTGAAAAGGAAGCCGATAAGAATGAAGGATATCTGTGGAAATGTAAGGTGGAAGACGAATCAGTCGTAAAGCCGGAAAGAGATTACTATGCGAACGGAACTTTTGTATTCGTGTTCAAAGCTGGAAAACAGGGAAAGACGAAAGTGATTTTTACTCTGACAAAGGGAGAGAGTAATAAGATTCTCAAAGAAGAAACCACGACAGTAAGTGTGGACTCTTTTCACAAAATATTATTTAAAGGGAAAACACAAAACGAGAATCCGCTGATAAAGAAAACAGACAAAGAGGCGGACGAATGA
- a CDS encoding pyridoxal phosphate-dependent aminotransferase, whose product MKISRKVSALPASGIRRMFDLAAGYENVINLCIGEPDFDTPEHIIEAGCCALHHGYTKYVANAGLPELREAVAAKMERVNGIPCRAENVMITNGAGQSLMSVIQCVTEPGDEVIVPDPGFPNYLGYMSLARVTPVPAAAKEENEFRLRAEDIEAHITEKTSAIIINSPCNPTGAVMDREELIRIGELAEKYNLNIISDEPYEAILYDGRELFSLASVERFRNRVVTVNSFSKSYAMTGWRVGYTVGPSELIRAMTLLQESLTSSVNAAAQYAAAVALDSDQTATVQMKDVYEKRRNTLVKGLNDIRGVSCIRPGGAFYAFVNIKETGMTSMELAQRLIEKCQVVTTPGSAFGNAGEGYIRISYASATEVLEEAVERMKKELGEK is encoded by the coding sequence ATGAAAATCAGCAGAAAAGTCAGCGCGCTCCCCGCATCGGGAATCCGTCGGATGTTCGATCTGGCGGCCGGCTATGAAAACGTGATCAACCTGTGCATTGGCGAACCGGACTTTGACACGCCGGAGCACATCATTGAGGCCGGATGCTGCGCGCTGCATCACGGATATACCAAATATGTCGCCAACGCCGGTCTGCCGGAGCTCCGGGAGGCGGTAGCGGCGAAGATGGAGCGGGTGAACGGGATTCCCTGCAGGGCTGAGAACGTGATGATTACCAACGGCGCCGGGCAGTCACTGATGTCGGTCATCCAGTGCGTGACCGAACCGGGCGACGAGGTGATCGTTCCGGACCCCGGATTCCCCAATTACCTGGGCTACATGAGTCTGGCGAGGGTTACGCCGGTTCCCGCGGCAGCGAAGGAGGAGAATGAATTCCGGCTCCGGGCGGAGGACATCGAGGCGCATATTACAGAGAAAACCAGCGCCATCATCATCAATTCCCCGTGCAACCCGACCGGCGCGGTGATGGATCGGGAGGAACTGATCCGAATCGGGGAACTGGCGGAAAAATACAATCTGAACATCATTTCAGACGAGCCTTACGAAGCGATTCTCTACGACGGCAGAGAACTGTTCAGTCTGGCCTCCGTCGAGCGGTTCCGAAATCGCGTCGTCACGGTGAACAGCTTCTCCAAAAGCTATGCGATGACGGGCTGGAGAGTAGGCTACACGGTGGGACCGTCTGAGCTGATCCGGGCGATGACGCTCCTTCAGGAATCTCTGACCTCCAGTGTCAACGCGGCGGCGCAGTACGCGGCGGCCGTGGCCCTGGACTCAGATCAGACAGCGACGGTTCAGATGAAGGATGTATATGAAAAACGCCGGAACACGCTGGTGAAGGGGCTGAACGATATTCGCGGCGTGTCCTGCATCCGCCCCGGCGGCGCCTTCTATGCCTTTGTAAATATCAAAGAAACAGGAATGACCTCCATGGAGCTGGCACAGCGCCTGATTGAGAAATGCCAGGTGGTGACCACGCCGGGAAGCGCGTTCGGGAACGCCGGCGAGGGGTATATCCGCATCTCATACGCTTCCGCGACGGAGGTTCTGGAGGAGGCTGTGGAACGGATGAAAAAGGAACTTGGAGAAAAGTGA
- a CDS encoding TRAP transporter large permease, with the protein MIYLAIFLGVFLVMGLIFRVPIPFAMGIGAVVTMAYAGINVNITAQASAQALDKFTWLAIPAFIYAGDIMAATGISHAIMVFAKSIVGRVRGAAGAVTIVTCMLFGAITGSSIATISGIGGMMLPELDREGYDHKYGTALISVCGFLGILIPPSIPGILYAMMAAQNIMKVWLCTVGPGLLLGLSYIAINWWVVGRTEEKVKEPFHFGEYIVNIGKSTWSSLIGLMMPIIIFVGIYGGIFTPTEAGAVAVAYGLIIGWIVLPVFKKKFPEKGIRAITTDSAVTAATIAMLNVFAAVAGKMITYTRIPEILTNAMLSLTDNKAVFLLILNILLILVGMFMETNSSILLLGPILIPVATSYGVDPIHFAGIMLLNLEIGMITPPFAANLFVGCRVGREDIGAVIPRMVPFFGACIIVLLLTTYVPQIAMFLPGLVK; encoded by the coding sequence ATGATTTATTTAGCAATTTTTCTGGGAGTATTCCTCGTAATGGGACTTATATTCCGTGTTCCTATTCCGTTTGCCATGGGAATCGGTGCTGTTGTTACAATGGCTTATGCCGGCATCAATGTGAATATCACCGCACAGGCTTCGGCACAGGCTCTGGATAAATTTACGTGGCTGGCGATTCCTGCATTCATCTATGCGGGAGACATCATGGCGGCGACCGGAATTTCCCACGCTATCATGGTGTTCGCCAAATCCATTGTCGGACGTGTCCGCGGTGCCGCGGGTGCGGTAACGATTGTGACCTGCATGCTGTTCGGAGCTATTACAGGTTCCTCCATTGCCACAATTTCCGGTATCGGAGGAATGATGCTTCCGGAACTCGACAGAGAAGGTTATGATCACAAATACGGAACGGCATTAATCAGTGTATGCGGATTCCTCGGCATTCTGATCCCGCCTAGCATCCCCGGAATTCTGTATGCTATGATGGCGGCACAGAATATTATGAAAGTCTGGCTTTGCACAGTAGGTCCGGGACTCCTTCTGGGACTGTCCTATATAGCGATTAACTGGTGGGTCGTCGGCAGAACAGAGGAAAAAGTGAAAGAACCCTTCCACTTTGGGGAATATATTGTTAATATCGGAAAGAGCACATGGAGCTCGCTGATCGGACTGATGATGCCGATTATCATTTTTGTCGGAATTTACGGCGGTATCTTCACGCCGACTGAAGCAGGTGCTGTTGCAGTTGCATACGGACTTATTATCGGCTGGATTGTTTTGCCGGTGTTCAAGAAAAAATTCCCCGAGAAGGGGATCAGAGCAATCACAACAGATTCTGCCGTGACGGCAGCGACGATCGCGATGCTGAACGTATTTGCCGCTGTTGCGGGAAAAATGATTACGTACACGAGAATTCCGGAGATATTGACGAATGCAATGCTGTCGTTGACGGATAATAAGGCGGTATTCCTGCTGATTCTGAATATCCTTCTGATTCTTGTGGGAATGTTTATGGAGACAAACAGCAGCATCCTTCTGCTCGGTCCGATCCTTATTCCGGTTGCGACCTCTTATGGAGTAGACCCGATTCATTTCGCTGGAATTATGCTGTTGAATCTGGAAATCGGAATGATTACACCTCCGTTTGCCGCAAATCTGTTTGTCGGATGCAGGGTTGGAAGAGAAGACATCGGCGCGGTAATACCCAGAATGGTTCCGTTCTTTGGAGCGTGTATTATCGTACTTCTGCTGACGACCTATGTGCCGCAGATTGCGATGTTCCTGCCCGGACTTGTCAAATAA
- a CDS encoding sugar kinase translates to MAEIITMGEPMVVLIPQEEGPFAEVGLFSKGAAGAELNVAIGASRLGHSVRYISRLGRDFLGEYLLEVMKREGLDVSAVSTETDRLTGFYFKTKVPSGDPQVFYMRKNSAASGLSPADVTPERLQGARFFHLTGITAAVSASCLQACRRAKVLAREQGLQVTFDPNLRPALWRSEEEMISSLNGLAEGCDYILPGVAEGRLLTGCDTLEGIADFYLERGVKAVIVKNRSEGAYYKTAAGECSRIPGFHVKRIVDTVGAGDAFSVGVLTGLTEGLPLSEAVRRGNAMGAIMITSAGDNDALPGREELIRFMEEAEV, encoded by the coding sequence ATGGCGGAAATCATCACGATGGGAGAGCCGATGGTGGTGCTGATCCCCCAGGAAGAGGGGCCCTTTGCAGAAGTCGGACTTTTTTCCAAAGGCGCCGCCGGCGCGGAGCTGAATGTAGCCATCGGAGCAAGCCGGCTGGGTCACAGTGTCCGGTACATTTCCAGACTTGGCAGAGATTTTCTGGGCGAGTATCTTCTGGAGGTCATGAAGCGGGAGGGACTGGACGTTTCCGCAGTAAGCACAGAGACTGACCGTCTGACCGGGTTTTATTTCAAGACAAAGGTACCGTCGGGCGATCCGCAGGTGTTTTATATGCGGAAAAATTCCGCGGCGTCGGGTCTCTCGCCGGCGGATGTCACCCCTGAACGCCTGCAGGGAGCCAGATTCTTTCATCTGACAGGAATTACGGCGGCGGTTTCAGCGTCCTGTCTGCAGGCATGCCGCAGAGCGAAAGTGCTGGCGAGGGAGCAGGGGCTTCAGGTAACTTTTGACCCGAATCTGCGCCCCGCTCTCTGGAGGAGTGAGGAGGAGATGATTTCCTCACTGAACGGGCTGGCGGAAGGCTGTGATTATATACTGCCGGGAGTAGCGGAAGGCCGGCTGCTGACCGGATGCGACACGCTGGAGGGTATTGCCGATTTTTATCTGGAGCGTGGAGTGAAGGCGGTTATCGTCAAGAACAGAAGTGAAGGAGCATACTACAAAACCGCTGCGGGAGAATGCTCCCGTATTCCCGGATTTCACGTAAAGAGGATTGTGGATACAGTAGGAGCGGGAGACGCTTTTTCGGTCGGTGTGCTCACCGGGCTTACGGAAGGACTTCCGCTGTCTGAGGCAGTGCGTCGGGGCAACGCCATGGGTGCGATTATGATTACCTCAGCCGGAGACAATGACGCGCTTCCCGGACGGGAAGAACTGATCCGTTTCATGGAGGAGGCGGAAGTATGA
- a CDS encoding C-terminal binding protein — MAKYKVVITDHEYKSIENERRILEPLGVDLQDYQYRDAENILRVAKDADAIIVQYAKMPRELVEQLDRCRIIARYATGFDGIDLDACTDKGIYFCNVSDYCREEVSTHALALLLEMARRVGRYNSWTHSGRWYSMPGIQHSLRNQVIGVISFGRIARSFIDKVKPLCDNIWVNDKYVSEKDMLEYGVVPKSLEEIYENADYISVHCPLTEETRHMFSRETFRKMKNSAVLINVSRGPVVSEEDLCEALDEGQIGGAALDVLETEPPSPDHPLFRYDNVVITPHTAWYSEESQAVLQSTPAEDIARVLRGERPLNVVNKEIFDRLD, encoded by the coding sequence ATGGCAAAATATAAAGTCGTGATCACGGATCATGAGTACAAGTCGATTGAAAACGAGAGAAGGATTCTGGAGCCGCTGGGCGTCGATCTTCAGGATTATCAGTACAGGGACGCGGAGAACATTCTGCGGGTCGCGAAGGATGCGGACGCCATCATTGTCCAGTACGCGAAGATGCCCCGGGAACTGGTGGAACAGCTGGACCGCTGCAGAATCATCGCACGCTATGCGACGGGATTTGACGGCATCGACCTGGACGCCTGTACAGATAAAGGGATTTACTTCTGCAACGTGTCTGATTACTGCAGAGAGGAGGTTTCCACTCACGCACTGGCGCTTCTGCTGGAAATGGCGCGACGCGTCGGACGGTACAATTCCTGGACCCACAGCGGCAGATGGTATTCAATGCCTGGAATCCAGCACAGTCTCAGAAATCAGGTTATCGGCGTTATCAGCTTCGGACGGATCGCCAGGAGCTTCATCGACAAAGTGAAGCCTCTTTGCGACAACATCTGGGTCAACGACAAGTATGTCAGTGAGAAGGATATGCTGGAATACGGCGTGGTGCCGAAGAGTCTGGAGGAAATTTACGAGAACGCCGACTACATTTCCGTTCACTGCCCTCTGACGGAAGAGACCCGTCACATGTTTAGCCGGGAGACCTTCCGGAAGATGAAGAATTCGGCAGTGCTCATCAACGTTTCCAGAGGGCCGGTGGTGTCCGAGGAAGATCTCTGCGAGGCGCTGGATGAGGGGCAGATCGGCGGTGCTGCACTGGACGTGTTGGAGACAGAGCCTCCTTCGCCGGATCATCCTTTGTTCCGCTATGATAACGTCGTCATCACGCCCCACACCGCATGGTATTCCGAAGAATCGCAGGCGGTTCTGCAGTCTACGCCTGCAGAGGACATCGCCCGTGTGCTACGTGGAGAACGGCCGCTGAATGTGGTGAATAAAGAAATTTTTGATCGGCTGGACTGA
- a CDS encoding sigma-54 interaction domain-containing protein, which yields MDNIEWIPFLPSRSWYSDADVLLTPGEPQIIPEELKARYPLVDIGARSLAPHVIDEIIEGLNMEFVRNWSNYKDYVKQFPYRNQRDNDLIDTSLEVRQGIEALSGILDDGVITVNEFGKIISFNQKAAEALKVVADDVIGKAAWDFSEEIFGGLKDFKDTGAIPMHREISRGKSRLDFHFHPLMKDGAYRGTLILIHVNRNDDVGFRQIMNLGHRAKYHFEDIVGDRMKTLVEQAQRMAVIDASILITGETGTGKELFASSIHNASARNRYPFVAVNCSSLPESLMESELFGYEEGSFTGARKNGRVGLFELANGGTLFLDEIEVMSSHMQCSILRALQEHEIMRLGGNRLLPVDVRVIACSNVDLQELVRRGEFRKDLYYRLSALQLRLPPLRSRGDDVLQLAEHRIRAEGYHYTLSGELKQMFTRLHWDGNVRQLYNCLDFFRCLGKPVIEADDYPYEPELKEPDGEAAPEDFILRLLYRAFREHLNLGRKGIALEAENKGQFLTEAQIRRILKELEERGMVAVNKGRGGSRITEKGIRYCEEHSAGF from the coding sequence ATGGACAATATTGAGTGGATACCCTTTTTACCTTCCCGCTCCTGGTACAGCGATGCAGACGTTCTGCTGACCCCCGGAGAACCGCAGATTATTCCGGAGGAACTGAAAGCCCGTTATCCGCTTGTGGACATCGGAGCGCGCAGTCTGGCGCCGCATGTGATCGACGAGATTATTGAAGGACTGAACATGGAATTTGTGCGAAACTGGTCGAATTACAAAGACTATGTGAAGCAGTTTCCGTACCGCAATCAGCGGGACAATGATCTGATCGACACCAGTCTGGAGGTCCGTCAGGGCATTGAAGCGCTGAGCGGCATTCTGGACGATGGCGTGATCACAGTCAACGAATTCGGCAAGATCATCAGCTTCAACCAGAAAGCGGCGGAGGCGCTGAAGGTGGTCGCCGACGACGTCATCGGGAAAGCCGCCTGGGACTTCAGCGAGGAAATTTTCGGCGGACTGAAGGATTTCAAGGATACGGGAGCGATCCCGATGCACCGTGAAATCAGCAGAGGCAAGTCGCGGCTGGATTTCCATTTTCATCCGCTGATGAAGGATGGAGCGTACCGGGGCACTCTGATTCTGATTCATGTAAACCGGAACGACGATGTCGGATTCCGGCAGATCATGAACCTCGGGCATCGGGCCAAATATCACTTTGAGGACATCGTCGGCGATCGGATGAAAACTCTTGTCGAACAGGCGCAGAGGATGGCGGTGATCGATGCGTCTATCCTGATCACGGGAGAGACCGGAACCGGGAAGGAGCTTTTCGCCAGCTCGATCCACAATGCTTCGGCGCGAAACCGGTATCCTTTTGTCGCCGTAAACTGTTCCTCGCTGCCGGAGAGCCTGATGGAAAGCGAACTCTTCGGATATGAGGAAGGCTCATTCACGGGAGCACGGAAAAACGGCAGGGTCGGACTGTTTGAGCTGGCCAACGGAGGAACGCTGTTCCTGGACGAGATTGAGGTCATGAGCTCCCATATGCAGTGCAGTATTCTGCGGGCGCTTCAGGAGCACGAGATCATGCGTCTGGGCGGGAACCGTCTGCTGCCGGTGGATGTCCGCGTCATCGCCTGCAGCAATGTGGATCTGCAGGAGCTGGTACGCCGCGGAGAATTCCGGAAGGATCTCTATTACCGGCTGTCGGCGCTTCAGCTCCGCCTCCCGCCGCTGCGCAGCCGGGGCGATGACGTGCTCCAGCTTGCGGAGCACCGGATCAGAGCGGAGGGATATCACTATACTCTCTCCGGAGAACTGAAGCAGATGTTCACCCGGCTTCACTGGGACGGAAATGTGCGCCAGCTGTACAACTGTCTGGATTTTTTTCGATGCCTCGGCAAACCGGTCATCGAGGCGGACGATTATCCCTATGAGCCGGAGCTGAAGGAGCCGGACGGAGAGGCCGCACCGGAGGACTTTATTCTCCGGCTGCTCTACCGGGCGTTTCGGGAGCATCTGAATCTCGGACGGAAAGGAATCGCACTGGAGGCGGAGAACAAAGGACAGTTTCTGACGGAGGCCCAGATCCGCAGAATCCTGAAGGAGCTTGAGGAGCGCGGCATGGTTGCCGTGAACAAAGGAAGGGGCGGCAGCCGCATCACGGAGAAGGGAATCCGGTACTGTGAGGAGCATTCGGCCGGCTTCTAA
- a CDS encoding alanine/glycine:cation symporter family protein, translated as MFANVISWINGYLWSTPMLVLVVCAGLYFTFRLRFVQVRKIPTQLHLLFNGKSSERGMSSFQAFCLAIAGRVGTGNIAGVATAIAAGGPGALFWMWVMALIGAATSFVECTMAQLYKGEVNGEYRGGIAYYLGRGTGIQFLGYLFAVVMIVAELAMFGIQSHEIAAATENAFSVPTWVTGVVLIVFLALIIFGGAKRIASVANIVVPFMAIAYVLIALIILFANANNIPETFATIFQSAFGAGPIGGGMMGAAVLWGVRRGVYSNEAGMATATQSAAAAEVSHPAKQGLVQCFSVYIDTLFVCTATGLMLISTGAYNVIAPTGGFLVHNLDTEAGAVWTQAAVDSLVPIGAQFVAIALMFFAFTTIMNMFYNCETALTFFFHKSGKMPSGYVVSIRLIVMLFVFIGTVVSGSTIWSLGDVGCGMLIWGNVFCLLFLVPKAALLLRDFESQQKQGIDPVFNPSQYPQLGDLPLWKDAYEGYESGKLKN; from the coding sequence ATGTTTGCTAACGTTATCTCATGGATCAACGGGTATCTGTGGAGTACGCCGATGCTCGTTCTGGTCGTGTGTGCAGGTCTTTATTTTACTTTCCGGCTGCGGTTCGTGCAGGTCCGGAAAATCCCGACACAGCTGCATCTGCTGTTTAACGGGAAATCATCAGAGCGTGGAATGTCCTCGTTCCAGGCTTTTTGTCTGGCTATCGCGGGTCGTGTGGGCACCGGAAATATTGCCGGCGTCGCTACCGCTATCGCCGCGGGCGGTCCGGGAGCGTTATTCTGGATGTGGGTCATGGCGCTGATCGGCGCGGCGACATCCTTTGTTGAATGCACCATGGCGCAGCTCTACAAAGGAGAGGTCAACGGTGAGTATCGCGGCGGTATCGCTTATTATCTCGGCAGAGGAACCGGAATTCAGTTTCTCGGCTATCTGTTCGCGGTAGTAATGATCGTGGCGGAACTGGCGATGTTCGGTATTCAGTCACACGAGATCGCAGCCGCGACGGAAAACGCTTTCAGCGTTCCGACATGGGTCACCGGCGTTGTACTGATCGTGTTCCTGGCGCTGATCATCTTCGGCGGAGCTAAGAGAATCGCATCGGTGGCGAATATCGTCGTCCCGTTCATGGCGATTGCTTACGTTCTGATCGCGCTGATTATCCTCTTTGCGAATGCGAATAATATTCCGGAAACCTTCGCGACGATTTTCCAGAGCGCGTTCGGCGCTGGCCCGATCGGCGGCGGAATGATGGGAGCCGCAGTTCTTTGGGGCGTCAGAAGAGGCGTCTATTCCAACGAAGCCGGTATGGCGACGGCTACGCAGTCCGCGGCGGCGGCAGAGGTGTCGCATCCTGCCAAGCAGGGTCTGGTGCAGTGCTTCTCCGTGTACATTGACACGCTGTTCGTCTGCACGGCGACCGGCCTGATGCTGATCTCCACAGGCGCGTACAACGTCATCGCGCCGACGGGCGGTTTCCTGGTGCACAATCTGGATACGGAGGCCGGTGCGGTCTGGACGCAGGCGGCGGTAGACTCTCTGGTGCCGATCGGCGCGCAGTTTGTCGCGATCGCTCTGATGTTCTTCGCGTTCACGACGATCATGAACATGTTCTATAACTGTGAGACGGCGCTGACATTTTTCTTCCACAAATCCGGAAAGATGCCGTCAGGCTATGTTGTAAGTATTCGTCTGATTGTAATGTTATTCGTGTTTATCGGAACAGTGGTAAGCGGGAGCACGATCTGGTCTCTGGGCGATGTCGGCTGCGGAATGCTGATCTGGGGGAACGTGTTCTGCCTGCTCTTCCTGGTGCCTAAGGCGGCGCTGCTGCTCCGGGATTTCGAGTCGCAGCAGAAGCAGGGAATTGATCCGGTGTTCAATCCGTCACAGTATCCACAGCTGGGGGACCTGCCTTTGTGGAAGGACGCCTATGAGGGGTATGAATCCGGAAAACTGAAGAATTAA
- a CDS encoding TRAP transporter small permease, with protein MKKKKNPVTMINDILFSIEKEVTWVLFLAMLILLVIQVLCRYVLNMPLAWSEEICRMLYVAVSFTGAAIATRERSHISINILPAIVNGITHHDEKKTNMILIICDVIMSVICIAFWGWLTVILTNYTITVKNLNTLTPAIQFPQYLVYVACVISGALIVIHYFLNMIEMFINKETMKPVEDADLAEVAADGKEAAH; from the coding sequence ATGAAGAAAAAAAAGAATCCGGTAACAATGATTAACGATATTCTTTTTTCCATTGAAAAAGAAGTTACCTGGGTGCTTTTCCTGGCGATGTTGATCCTGCTGGTGATACAGGTTTTGTGCAGATATGTGCTGAATATGCCTCTCGCCTGGTCCGAGGAGATATGCCGCATGCTGTATGTAGCAGTAAGCTTTACCGGAGCGGCGATTGCGACGAGGGAAAGATCCCATATTTCTATCAATATCCTGCCGGCAATTGTTAATGGGATTACCCATCATGATGAGAAAAAAACCAATATGATCCTGATAATATGCGATGTTATTATGAGTGTAATATGCATTGCATTCTGGGGATGGCTCACAGTAATATTGACGAATTATACTATCACAGTTAAAAATTTGAATACACTTACCCCGGCAATACAGTTCCCGCAGTATCTCGTATATGTCGCATGTGTGATATCCGGTGCATTGATCGTAATTCATTACTTCCTCAATATGATTGAGATGTTTATTAACAAGGAGACAATGAAACCGGTTGAAGACGCAGATCTTGCGGAGGTAGCAGCAGATGGAAAGGAGGCGGCTCACTAA